In Vicia villosa cultivar HV-30 ecotype Madison, WI unplaced genomic scaffold, Vvil1.0 ctg.005242F_1_1, whole genome shotgun sequence, a genomic segment contains:
- the LOC131642532 gene encoding potassium transporter 10-like: MVSDSDSMSQHHNIASSTKSIHSSTVLKQNQRHEGSGRIIKSILTNRDLRQSQSSRAYSERQIQTSNLEKEKQPARPVHVQLILKGTDGAPENRIIVHGLHVSSERHERRFRHRDKPDRGVWTSRSNVGDESLSPSASSHVDPLEGGHPEFKHDTPSARSGEVKSLGNFYASHSSENGFTRSFGRRGPIHGMKDVDGYSISEGKHPRKSSTSAFGSNERNTCTIFLHARTHTPNLAATPLPRTSLSVPLYVFYNTFPRGVDDPEDVIGALSLIIYSLNLVPLLKYVFIVLGANDNGQGGTLALYSLLCRHANIKIIPNQHRTDEELTTYSRTTIHERSFAAKTQRWLEGHFIKRAILILVLVGTCMVIGDGILTPAISVLSAAGGIRVNKPEIHSGVVVVVAVIILVGLFSVQLYGTDKVGWLFAPIVLVWFLLIGGIGIYNIWRFGGRVLKAFSPLYVYRYIRNGRKESWLSLGGILLSITGTEALFADLANFPVSSVQIAFTLLVFPCLLLAYSGQAAYLVHNLHHSQDVFYRSIPEKIYWPVFVIATLAAIVASQATITATFSIIKQALAHGCFPRVKVVHTSKKFLGQIYIPDINWILMVLCIAVTAGFKNQSQIGNAYGKSFLRQML; encoded by the exons ATG GTATCTGATTCAGATAGCATGTCGCAGCATCATAACATAGCATCTTCAACTAAATCAATTCATAGTTCTACGGTTCTGAAACAGAATCAGCGGCATGAAGGCAGTGGAAGGATTATCAAAAGCATACTCACCAACAGAGATCTGCGACAAAGTCAGTCTTCCAGAGCCTATTCCGAGCGGCAGATCCAAACTTCAAAtctagaaaaagaaaaacaacctGCTCGCCCCGTACATGTGCAATTGATTTTGAAGGGCACTGATGGTGCACCAGAGAATAGGATTATCGTGCATGGTCTACATGTTTCTAGTGAGAGACACGAGAGGCGTTTTAGACATAGAGATAAACCTGATCGCGGTGTTTGGACAAGTCGTTCCAATGTAGGTGATGAATCTTTGTCACCCTCAGCTTCTTCACATGTAGATCCTTTGGAAG GAGGTCATCCAGAGTTTAAACATGACACACCAAGTGCAAGAAGTGGGGAGGTAAAATCTCTTGGAAATTTCTATGCCAGTCACTCATCAGAAAATG GTTTCACTAGGTCTTTTGGTCGCCGTGGACCAATACATGGGATGAAGGATGTTGATGGCTATTCGATTAGTGAGGGGAAGCATCCTAGAAAATCTAGTACCTCTGCTTTTGGTTCCAACGAG AGGAATACCTGCACAATATTTCTTCACGCACGCACGCATACTCCAAACCTAGCTGCTACCCCACTCCCTCGTACATCACTTTCTGTTCCGTTGTACGTTTTCTATAACACGTTTCCTCGCGGAGTTGATGATCCAGAGGACGTGATTGGAGCTCTTTCGTTGATCATTTACTCGCTTAATCTTGTACCGTTGCTCAAATATGTTTTTATTGTGTTAGGAGCAAATGACAATGGTCAAG GTGGAACACTGGCGCTTTATTCCTTGCTCTGCCGACACGCTAATATTAAAATCATTCCCAACCAGCATCGCACGGATGAAGAATTGACAACATATAGTCGGACTACGATCCATGAAAGGTCGTTTGCTGCAAAAACTCAGAGATGGTTAGAGGGACATTTTATTAAAAGAGCCATTCTTATTCTTGTCCTTGTTGGTACCTGCATGGTGATCGGAGATGGTATTCTTACTCCGGCTATATCTG TTTTATCCGCTGCTGGTGGCATCAGAGTAAACAAACCCGAAATCCATAGTG GAGTAGTTGTGGTTGTTGCTGTTATAATATTAGTTGGGCTATTCAGCGTGCAACTTTATGGTACCGATAAAGTCGGTTGGCTCTTCGCTCCAATTGTTCTGGTTTGGTTTCTCCTAATAGGAGGCATAGGTATATACAACATTTGGAGATTCGGTGGCAGAGTCCTAAAAGCCTTTTCGCCTCTCTATGTGTATCGGTATATAAGAAACGGAAGAAAAGAGAGTTGGCTTTCCCTTGGCGGCATCTTGCTCAGCATAACTG GGACAGAAGCTCTCTTTGCCGACTTAGCCAATTTTCCAGTCTCGTCGGTACAAATTGCATTTACTCTTCTTGTGTTTCCTTGCCTTCTTTTAGCGTATTCTGGACAGGCGGCTTATCTGGTGCATAACTTGCATCATTCACAAGATGTTTTTTATCGCTCTATTCCAG AAAAAATATACTGGCCAGTATTTGTTATTGCAACACTAGCAGCAATAGTTGCGAGCCAAGCCACAATAACAGCAACCTTTTCAATCATTAAGCAAGCCCTTGCTCATGGCTGTTTCCCACGAGTCAAAGTCGTACATACATCGAAAAAGTTCCTTGGCCAGATATATATCCCGGATATCAATTGGATCCTTATGGTTCTTTGCATTGCTGTTACCGCTGGCTTTAAAAATCAAAGTCAGATTGGTAACGCATATGGTAAGTCTTTTCTTCGCCAAATGTTGTGA